The segment CGCCTCGTCGACCGCTACGCCTCCGAGCTCTGCCTCGCAGCCGCCGCCGGCCAGCCCCCGCCCGACTGGGCCGCCGCCGCCCTCGACGGCCTCCCCGCCACCATGCGCACCGGCACCCACCACGCCAACGACGCCGAGCGCGCCTGCCTCGACCTCGTCGAAGCCCTCCTTCTCCGCGACCGCCTCGGCGACACCTTCGACGCCTTCGTCATCGACCTCCACGACGCCGACCCCGCCTCCGGCACCGTCCACCTCACCGACCCCGCCGTGCTCGCCCCACTCCGCGGCACGGCGCCCCTCCCGCTGGGCGAGCGGCTGCGCGTACGGCTGGTGGAGGCGGACCCGGAGCGGCATGCGGTGCTTTTCGCTCCCGCGTAGCCGGCTCAGTCCTCGGAGTCCTTCGGGTACGGACGGAATCGGCCGGTGTCCAGGGTGAAACCCACCGGCGGCGGCAGCCTCACCGGTTCGCCGAAGGTACCGATGTGCGAGTCGCGGTACCGGCCGCGGACGGGATCAGGTGACGTAAGGACGTGGATCTGACCCGACCCTTTCGGGTCGACGATCACGTAGACGGGGATGCCGCCACGGGCGTAGATCTCGGGCTTCTCGTCGAAGTCCCGCTTCCGCGCCTGCCGGGTGGTCGAGACGACCTCCAGGACCATGAGCACGAGTTCGGACGGGACCGCGTCCGCGAAGTCCTCGAATGCGCCGGCTTCCGTCAGGAAGAGGTCGGGGTCCGGCCGATCCGTCATGGCCGTCGGCGCGATGGCCTGCGTGGACCAAACGTCGAACCGGTCCACCGGGACCTGTTGACGGACGAGCTGCACGATCCTGTTGTGGAAGGTTTTGGGCGTCGCCATCATGACGATCTCGCCCCGCAGCAATTCGATCTTCACGCCTTCGACCGGCTCCATGCTCTCGTACAACTGGAGCATGCGGTCTTGGGTCACGGTCATCGCATCCCCTTGATCGGCCTCTAACCGGTAGCGTAGCGCCGACCCATCCGCCTGGCGTGAGCCTTCTCGCCGACCGTCTACGATGGTCAGCACGGCAGACGAGCCGAGCGGGCGGCCGCGGCGGGACTTCGGTCCCGGCGAGGAACGTCCGGGCTCCACAGGGCAGGGTGGTGGCTAACGGCCACCCGGGGTGACCCGCGGGACAGTGCCACAGAAAACAGACCGCCCAGCGCTCAGGCGCTGGGTAAGGGTGAAACGGTGGTGTAAGAGACCACCAGTGCCCAGGGCGACCTGGGCAGCTAGGTAAACCCCACCCGGAGCAAGGTCAAAAGGAGCCGCCCCAGGGCGGCTCTGCGCGGACGTTCGAGGGCTGCCCGCCCGAGTCCGCGGGTAGACCGCAGGAGGCCGGCGGCAACGCCGGTCCTAGATGGATGGCCGTCTCCCGGCCGGCCGCGAGGCCGACCGGCGACAGAACCCGGCGTACAGCTCGACTCGTCTGCCCTTAGGGCTCTGACCAGGCTTTTCCGCCTGGTCAGGGCCCTTTGTCGTCGGCCCGCACTTCCCCGTTCTGCCTGGGATTTCCCGGGACTTCCCGCGCGAGTGTGCACGCGTTGTGCACTGCCATCGTGGGCGACTCCCTGCTTTCAGGGCCTCCGTGGGCGCTCCGTACAGGGCGGCGGGCGGGGTCGCGCTGCGACTGTGAGTAGGGCGGGTCGATCACAGGGTTGCCTCGTATGGCGCAGCGGCGTCGTAGCGGGCAGCTTCGGTCCGAGCGCGCGGGGGAGGGGGAAGCGAAGCCGTCTCGTGCAGTTGTTGAACGGCCTGTCCGACGGTGTGGTCCCGATCTGGATGTGTGGGTTCGTCGCCTGGGGGCTTTGGTGGTTGCCGGGGTGGCGGGGTATGCCTCCTACGTCCACTCGAGGAATTTCGCGCGCCAGGGCGGGGCGGATCCTGTGAGTGCGGGACTGTGGCCGCTGTCGGTCGATGGGCTGCTGCTTCTGTCGACGGTCGGCCTGTTGAAGGTCTCCGTCCACTCCGACCGGCGATCCCGGTTCGTGGGGTGGCCGCCGGTGGCGCTTCTACTCTCGGTCGAGTTGTTGGCTCACCGTCCGGTGGGACAGCAGGAGGGCGGGCGTCATGCCGAGGAGGGTGACGGGGTCGTGCGGGATGGCGGCGATCCGCTGCTGGAACGTGCCCGGTGGCTGGATGTCCGGCATCGTGAGGTGCATCAGAGGCCGGTGTCGGCCGAGTCGCTGCGCAAGGAGTTGAGGATCGGCGCGGGTCGCGCGCGGATATTGGTCGCATCGGTGCGCGCAAGCCGTGATGGTGGCGGTGGAGCGATGTCGCATTCGGCTGCCTTACCGCCCTGAGAGGCCACCGGCGCGAGGCAGCCCGCCCGGGTGGCGGGGAGTCGGAGGCCATGGCGGCCCATGCCCACGGGCAAAGGGTCGTACGTGCCCGATGTGGCCCTCGTAGGTTCGGGTCCCAGGGGAGGTTCCGACATCATCCATGAATTCCCGTAAGCGCCCTGAGCTGGTGCTTTCCGCGACCGTTGAGGTTCTGCGGCAGCATCGGCGGGGTGGTGAGTCCGGCCTTCACCTGGTTGTGCACCTCGTCCGGCTCTGCGCCACTGAGGTTGAGGGGCGGGCGCAGCTCCGAGATCAGCTTGGATTCCACTGGGCCTGGGGCGGGCGGCTCGGCCCATGTGAGCGTGTGGTGCCGGTGCATCCAGCCAGTGGGGCGCAGTTCGTCTTCGGGGATCAGGATGACGCAGCGGTCCACGTACGGGGAAGGGTTCGCGCTGCCGCTGGTGTCGAGGACGGTGCGGATGGAGTCCTGGCGGTCGTGCAGGAGGTGGCACTCTCAATGTGGACGCAAGGCCACACCGGCCACCAGAGCGCCGACGGCCACCAAAGTGGCGGCAATTACCAGTCCCGAGTGATAGCCCTGCAGGAAGGCGGCTGCCGGGTCCGTTCCGCGTCGCGTCGCCTCGCCCACATGGCTCGCAACAACCGCTCCCACGAGGGCGATGCCCAGCAGGGCGGAGAACTCGCGCGCTGCGCTCAGCACGCCGGACGCAATCCCTGAGGATGCGTCAGGGGGCGTTTCCAGCGTCCTGGTGGTCAAGGGCACGGTCGCGGCTGAGCCCGCTCCGATCGCGATGAGGCCGGGCAGCAGATCGAGGAAACTCGCGCCTTCGCCGACCCGTGCCAGTAGCAGCAGACCTGCGGCCACGATCAACAGCCCTCCCGCAGAGGCTCGGTGCACCCCGAATCTGCGGACCAGCATGAAGGTGAGGGGAGTCGCGAGGATCAGGAACAGGGCGACCGGGGTGAACACCAAACCGGCCTTGGTCGGGGTGAAGCCCAGCCCCCTTTGCAGAAACAGCGCGGTGAAGAAGAAGACGCCGTTGACGCCCAGGCCCCACAATGCCTGGGCGGCGACGCCGCCGCTGAAAACCCTGTCGCGGAAGAGGGAGAGGTCGACCATGGGTGTGCGGGCTGTCCACTGACGGATCAGGAACAGTCCCAGGGCACATGAGGAGCCGACGAGTGCCCATACGATCCCGGGCGAGGTGAATCCGTTGCGGGGTCCCTCGATCAAGCCGTACGCGTAGCCTCCCGCGGCCAGGCACGACAGTGCCATTCCCGCCGGGTCGAACGGTTCGGCCCGCATCCTGATCGGATGCCGGACCGCCCTGCCCGCCGGGGGTGCGCCAGGTGTCCGGCCGCCACCCGCTACTGCCCAGGCCGCGACGGCCATCGCGAGCACCCCGAAGGGCACGTTGATGGCGAAGATCCAGCCCCAGCCCCAGTGCTGGCTGATGAGGCCCCCGAGAACCGGTCCGAGCGCGAGTGCCACCGCCAGAGCGGCCATCCAGGTGGCGAGTCCGGCGGCCCGGGCCCGTGGGCCGAGGTCACGTGTCATTACGGCCAGTGAGGCCGGGATGACGAACGCCGCCCCGATGCCCTGGAGGCCGCGGTAGGAGATGAGTGCGGCTCCGCTGCTCGCGAGGCCGCACAGCAGGGATGCCGCCGTGAACAGTGCCAGACCTGTGAGAAGTGTCGGACGGCGTCCCCAGACGTCGGCCGACCGGCCGCCTGTGAGCAACAGCGCGGCGAAGGTCAGCGGATAGGCCGCCGCTACCCACTCCAGGTCGGACAGGTCGAGCCGGAGATCCTGCTGGATTCGGGGCAGGGCCACATTGACGACCGTGTTGTCCAGGCACGTCATGAAGGCCGCGAGCGCGAGCGTCACCAGGATGCAGCGGTCACCCGGTCGGCTCATGGGAGTACCTCGCTCTCTGCGGCGGCGTGGGATGCGATGAATTGGGGCCGGGGCGAGCGGCCGAGTATCCCCTACGGGCGGCGCGTGGAGCGCTTGTCATTCCGCGGCGTGTCGTGCATGGGAGGCCATTGGCGCACAACACGTTCGCGGGCCATTCGGTGCAAATCCAATCAATTATGTTCGTTTGACTTAATTAGGCGGATACCATCATGCCCGAATGGTCAATTCTTGACTCGTGAGCTCCGTATCTCTCCTGCGTGTTCGCTGACGGAGGGTGAAGCTGTGCTGGATGATGTCTGGAAGGTGCAAGTCACGATGTCCGCATATCATGATGATGGCCCCGATGCGGGGGTGGAACTGACAGCTGACGAGCAGACACTCGTCGACCACTTGGCTCGAGTCGCGGCACTGTTCCCGGACGAACCCGCCTTCACTCACGTCGATTTCTCCGCCGAACCCGCCGGGCGGCACAGTGTGGTCACCTGGGCTGAACTCGACCGGCGCGTCAGGGCACTGGGGCAGGTCCTGGTCCGGACCGGAGCCACCGGTGAGCGGGTCGCGGTGGTCGCCCCTCAAGGGATCGAATACGTGATCGGCTTTCTTGGCGCCCTGCGTGCGGGCGCGATCGCCGTGCCGCTGTTTGCGCCGAGTCTGCCCGGCCATGACGAACGGCTCGCCTCAGCACTGTCCGATGCGCGACCGGCGTGTCTTCTCACAACGCGCGCCGAACGGGGGGCCATCGCTGACTTCTGCGGGAGCAGGCATCTTCCGGGCCGGCTTCGTACGATCGCTGTCGACGACCCGGACCTGGAGGAGGTCGCTGCGGGCCTTGCCGATGAGTCGGCCCCGGTGCGGCTGCGACCGGAGGACATCGCCTACCTGCAGTACACGTCCGGATCGAC is part of the Streptomyces sp. NBC_01262 genome and harbors:
- a CDS encoding MFS transporter, translated to MSRPGDRCILVTLALAAFMTCLDNTVVNVALPRIQQDLRLDLSDLEWVAAAYPLTFAALLLTGGRSADVWGRRPTLLTGLALFTAASLLCGLASSGAALISYRGLQGIGAAFVIPASLAVMTRDLGPRARAAGLATWMAALAVALALGPVLGGLISQHWGWGWIFAINVPFGVLAMAVAAWAVAGGGRTPGAPPAGRAVRHPIRMRAEPFDPAGMALSCLAAGGYAYGLIEGPRNGFTSPGIVWALVGSSCALGLFLIRQWTARTPMVDLSLFRDRVFSGGVAAQALWGLGVNGVFFFTALFLQRGLGFTPTKAGLVFTPVALFLILATPLTFMLVRRFGVHRASAGGLLIVAAGLLLLARVGEGASFLDLLPGLIAIGAGSAATVPLTTRTLETPPDASSGIASGVLSAAREFSALLGIALVGAVVASHVGEATRRGTDPAAAFLQGYHSGLVIAATLVAVGALVAGVALRPH
- a CDS encoding Uma2 family endonuclease, whose translation is MTVTQDRMLQLYESMEPVEGVKIELLRGEIVMMATPKTFHNRIVQLVRQQVPVDRFDVWSTQAIAPTAMTDRPDPDLFLTEAGAFEDFADAVPSELVLMVLEVVSTTRQARKRDFDEKPEIYARGGIPVYVIVDPKGSGQIHVLTSPDPVRGRYRDSHIGTFGEPVRLPPPVGFTLDTGRFRPYPKDSED